One segment of Candidatus Nitrospira nitrosa DNA contains the following:
- a CDS encoding lipase family protein, which translates to MATTIEYALLASDSYHDTRADLNRFPIPNGWSVVSIVPEDNSTGFETSAYRNSLTNEIIISYAGTDPSDLTGDISADIGLATGIGSIQLVQAAEYYLQVKAANPTANIAFTGHSLGGGLAALMGVFFGKQVVTFDQALFARSATLNVLRNSLERIVA; encoded by the coding sequence ATGGCAACAACAATTGAGTACGCATTGCTCGCCAGTGATTCTTACCATGATACGAGGGCTGACCTGAACCGCTTCCCAATCCCGAACGGTTGGAGTGTTGTCTCGATTGTACCGGAGGATAATTCGACCGGTTTTGAGACATCTGCCTATAGAAACTCACTGACGAATGAGATCATCATTTCGTATGCGGGTACTGATCCCAGCGATCTTACAGGCGACATCTCGGCTGATATCGGATTGGCCACTGGCATTGGATCTATTCAGCTCGTGCAGGCCGCTGAATACTACTTACAAGTGAAGGCCGCCAACCCTACTGCCAACATTGCGTTTACCGGGCATAGTCTGGGTGGCGGCTTGGCGGCGCTCATGGGGGTGTTCTTTGGTAAGCAGGTGGTGACCTTTGACCAGGCCCTGTTTGCCAGGTCAGCAACGCTGAATGTGCTCAGAAATTCTCTCGAAAGGATCGTCGCATGA
- a CDS encoding isoaspartyl peptidase/L-asparaginase family protein, with translation MKPIRPIILAHGGAGSRTMTSLQAACLRGALQVGYHLLDRGSSALVAVEQTIRVLERSGLFNAGNGAHRQLDGVRRMDASIMEGECLRAGAVASIEGIVHPITAARLIMEETAHVLLVGPLATKFAKHHKIELQKRQAPRDRLSYDSMLKRMVTKGDRHGTVGAVALDRSGTVAAGASTGGIDLMLPGRVGDTPIIGCGVYADNEAGAVSMTGWGESIMRVAVAKTICDRLGQGETARRAARWVLQKLVTRVKGSAGTLVLTPEGRFAIAHVTPHMAAGWWDGTGEPIVKDRFR, from the coding sequence TTGAAACCCATCAGACCGATCATTCTCGCGCACGGGGGTGCCGGCTCCCGTACCATGACCTCCCTACAAGCCGCATGTCTGCGTGGCGCATTGCAAGTCGGCTATCACTTGCTGGATCGTGGTAGTTCTGCACTTGTCGCGGTGGAGCAGACTATTCGAGTTCTTGAGCGCAGCGGGCTCTTCAATGCCGGAAACGGGGCTCATCGACAGCTGGATGGAGTGCGGAGAATGGACGCATCCATCATGGAAGGGGAATGCTTGCGCGCTGGTGCGGTCGCCTCTATTGAAGGTATTGTTCATCCGATTACAGCCGCCCGCCTCATTATGGAAGAGACGGCGCATGTCTTGCTCGTCGGCCCTCTGGCGACCAAGTTTGCCAAGCATCACAAGATAGAGCTTCAGAAGCGTCAGGCTCCGAGAGACAGGCTCTCGTACGATTCTATGCTCAAGCGGATGGTCACGAAGGGGGATCGGCATGGAACAGTCGGGGCGGTTGCGCTGGACCGGTCTGGGACAGTCGCTGCCGGTGCCTCGACGGGGGGGATCGACCTCATGCTGCCAGGACGAGTTGGAGATACGCCGATTATCGGCTGTGGAGTGTACGCGGATAATGAAGCCGGTGCCGTATCGATGACGGGATGGGGTGAGAGTATCATGCGTGTGGCCGTTGCGAAAACAATCTGTGATCGGTTAGGGCAGGGAGAGACAGCGAGAAGAGCAGCGCGATGGGTGTTGCAGAAGCTGGTCACGAGGGTCAAAGGATCGGCTGGTACGCTGGTGCTGACTCCGGAGGGCCGATTTGCCATTGCACATGTGACACCCCACATGGCGGCTGGGTGGTGGGATGGGACAGGAGAGCCCATCGTGAAAGATCGGTTTCGATGA
- a CDS encoding VOC family protein translates to MNRTLFHLAFPIHDMETAVTFYVDGLGCTVGRRTKHAMTLGLAGHQLVAHVVPEQPPQQKGIYPRHFGLVFLSQEEWQALADRARANGLSFYQQPRVRFPGTRIEHRTFFLEDPSRNLLEFKHYTHETAIFGEQDHGQVGDASE, encoded by the coding sequence ATGAACCGCACGCTCTTCCATCTTGCCTTCCCAATCCACGATATGGAAACAGCAGTCACATTCTATGTGGATGGTCTCGGCTGCACGGTCGGGCGGCGGACGAAACATGCGATGACGCTGGGCCTAGCCGGTCATCAACTCGTCGCGCATGTCGTGCCGGAGCAACCTCCTCAACAGAAGGGTATTTATCCGCGCCATTTTGGGTTGGTCTTTCTCTCACAGGAAGAGTGGCAGGCACTGGCGGATCGTGCGAGAGCCAACGGCCTCTCTTTCTACCAACAACCTCGCGTGCGTTTCCCTGGCACACGTATCGAGCACCGCACGTTCTTCCTAGAAGATCCTTCCCGCAATCTCCTGGAGTTCAAACACTACACCCACGAAACGGCCATTTTTGGAGAGCAGGATCATGGCCAGGTTGGCGATGCCTCGGAGTAG